The genomic interval GCGCCGCGACTTCGCCAAGCTGTTCGGCGTCAGGTTCTCCAAGCCCCTCGATGGCCCCGCCGATTGCGATGTTGCCTTCCACGCTTCGGCGACCTCCGGCGGCGTTGCCTGCGCCCTCGCCTGCTGCGGCGACGAGGCGACCGTCGTCGAACTCTCGTGGTTCGGCGACCAGGACCCTGCCGTACCGCTCGGCGCCGGCTTTCACTCCAAGCGCCTGAAGCTCGTCTCCTCGCAGGTCGGCATGGTCGCCACATCCAGGCGCGCCCGCTGGTCGTATGCGAGACGTCTCGCCAAGGCGCTCGAACTCCTCGCCGACGACCGCCTCGACCAGCTCATCACCGCCGAGGTCGCCTTCGACGACCTGCCCGCCGCCCTGCCCCGTATCCTCGAGCCCGGCGCGCATGGTCTCATGACTGCGGTGCGCTATGCCTGACGTTTCCGGGCCACCGAATGCTTTTGTGCCGTCCCTCGTACCAGAACTGGTCGTGAGGGATATCGACCGGAGCCTGTCCTTCTGGATTGAGGTCATGGGCTTCGGTATCCGCTACCAACGCCCAGAACACCGTTTCGCCTATCTGATGCGTGGCCACTCGCATGTCATGCTCGTCGAACAGCGCCCCCCGGATCATCCTCGGGGCGAGACCTGGACGGGTGGCCCGCTCGAGCGACCTTACGGCCGCGGGATCAACCTCCAGATCGAAGTGGACGACATGGGGCCGACCATAGCTGCCCTGGCGCAGCGAAACTGGCCGTTATTCCGTGAGCCGAGAGACGCTTGGTATCGTAGAGATGACATCGAAGTCGGGCAGCGGGAACTGATGTTCCAGGATCCCGATGGCTATCTCATTCGTTTCGGCCAGTTCCTCGGCCAACGTCCACGTGCCACCTGACTGTGGGAGACCCCATGTATTCCGTCGAAGTCCGCGACCGCATCATGATCGCCCATTCGCTGCCCGACCCGTTCTTCGGGCCGGCCCAGGGCAAGCACGGCGCGAGCTTCGTCATCGACGTCGCCTTCTTCCGCGAGACGCTCACCGCGCAGAACGTGGTCGTCGATATCGGCGCGGCGCTCGACGTGCTCGGCAAGACGCTGAAGCGCCTCGCCTACCAGGACCTCGACACGCTGCCGGAATTCGCCGGCAAGCTCACCACCACCGAGTTCCTCTGCAAATATGTCTTCGACCGCATGGCCGAGGCCGCGCGCTCGGGCGCGCTCGGCGCTGATGCCGGCGGCCTCGCCAAGATCCGCGTGACGCTGCACGAGCATGACCTCGCCCGCGCCACCTTCGAGGCGCCGCTGCCGCAAGCCGCCTGACGCGCGGCGGGCAGGCAAAGCGATGATCACGGCGACCTTCGCCATTCCCGGGGACCTTGCGACGCCCACCGGCGGCTATCGCTATGACCGGGAGGTGCTGGCCCGCGCCAGCGCCCATGGCGTCGAGTTCGACCACCTCGCCCTGCCCGGCTCGTTCCCTTTTCCCACTCCGGACGAGCTCCTGCGCACGGCCGGTCTCTTCGTCTCCCACCCGGCCGACCGCGTCCTCATGGTCGATGGCCTGGCCTATGGCGCCCTCCCCGAGAGCATCTGCCTCTCGGCCAAGAGCCCCATCGTGGCGCTGGTCCATCATCCCCTGGCGCTGGAGAGCGGCCTTGCGGCCGAGACGGCGGTGCGGCTGAAGGCGAGCGAGGCCGCTGCCCTGGTCCATGCCCGGCGCATCATCGTGACGAGCCGCATCACCGGCCGCATCCTCATCGAGGAATACGCCGTGCCGGCCGACCGCATCACCGTCGCCGAGCCTGGCACCGCCCCCGCGCCGCGGGCGATCGGCTCCGGGCGGAGCGAGCCGACCATCCTCACCGTCGGCGCCATCTCCGCCCGCAAGGGTTACGACGTGCTGGTGGCGGCGCTGGCGCGGCTGCAGGGCGAGGCCTGGCGGCTCGTGATTGCCGGGGCGACCGACCGCGCGCCCGAGGTCCACGCCGCGCTGCGCGAGGCGATCCGGCACCACGGGCTTGAGGCGCGCATCACCCTCACCGGCGCCATCTCCGATGCAGAGATCGAGGACCTCTACGCGCAGGCCGACCTCTTCGTCATGCCCTCGCGCTACGAGGGCTACGGCATGGTTTTGGCGGAAGCCATGGCGCGCGGCCTGCCGATCATCACCACCACCGGCGGAGCTGCCGCGGAGACCGTGCCGGACGGCGCGGCGGTGAAGGTGCCGCCCGACGACGCACTCGCCCTCTCCGCCGCCCTGTCGCGCCTCATCCAGAGCCCGCGCATGCGCGCCGACCTCGCCGCCCGGTCCTTCGAGGCTGGCCGCGCCCTGCCCGGCTGGGACGACACGGCCCGCATCGTCGCGTCCGTCGTCGCAGGACTCGCGACGGGCGCCCCTTCCCATTTCCACCATCCGGGGTCGCCGCGATGAGCTTCTCACCCGACTGGCTGGCGCTGCGTGAACCGGCCGATCATGCCGCCCGCTCCGCCCATCTCCTGTCGCGGCTCGCGACCCAGTTCGGCGACCGCGACCAGGTCAGCGTCGTCGACCTCGGCTGCGGCGCCGGCTCCAACCTGCGCGGCACCTGGCGCGCCCTGCCGGACCGGCAGAGCTGGCGGCTCGTCGACTACGATCCGGTGCTTCTCGCGGCCGCGCGCCAGCGCCTTGCCGCCTGGGCCGACCGGGCCGAGGAGGCGGGCACCGCCCTCGTCCTCTCCAAAGGCGCGAAAGTGCTCACCGTCTCCTTCCACCAGGCCGACCTCAACGGCGACCTCGATGGGGTCTTTCCCGAGAGCACGGACCTCGTGACGGCGGCAGCCCTGTTCGATCTCGTCTCGGAGGCCTGGATCGCCCGTTTCGTCGCGGTCCTCGCCGCAAGGGCGCTGCCGCTCTACACGGTGCTGACCTATGACGGCACCGAG from Phreatobacter oligotrophus carries:
- a CDS encoding 6-pyruvoyl trahydropterin synthase family protein; its protein translation is MYSVEVRDRIMIAHSLPDPFFGPAQGKHGASFVIDVAFFRETLTAQNVVVDIGAALDVLGKTLKRLAYQDLDTLPEFAGKLTTTEFLCKYVFDRMAEAARSGALGADAGGLAKIRVTLHEHDLARATFEAPLPQAA
- a CDS encoding bleomycin resistance protein, producing MRDIDRSLSFWIEVMGFGIRYQRPEHRFAYLMRGHSHVMLVEQRPPDHPRGETWTGGPLERPYGRGINLQIEVDDMGPTIAALAQRNWPLFREPRDAWYRRDDIEVGQRELMFQDPDGYLIRFGQFLGQRPRAT
- a CDS encoding glycosyltransferase family 4 protein, with translation MITATFAIPGDLATPTGGYRYDREVLARASAHGVEFDHLALPGSFPFPTPDELLRTAGLFVSHPADRVLMVDGLAYGALPESICLSAKSPIVALVHHPLALESGLAAETAVRLKASEAAALVHARRIIVTSRITGRILIEEYAVPADRITVAEPGTAPAPRAIGSGRSEPTILTVGAISARKGYDVLVAALARLQGEAWRLVIAGATDRAPEVHAALREAIRHHGLEARITLTGAISDAEIEDLYAQADLFVMPSRYEGYGMVLAEAMARGLPIITTTGGAAAETVPDGAAVKVPPDDALALSAALSRLIQSPRMRADLAARSFEAGRALPGWDDTARIVASVVAGLATGAPSHFHHPGSPR
- a CDS encoding SAM-dependent methyltransferase, whose amino-acid sequence is MSFSPDWLALREPADHAARSAHLLSRLATQFGDRDQVSVVDLGCGAGSNLRGTWRALPDRQSWRLVDYDPVLLAAARQRLAAWADRAEEAGTALVLSKGAKVLTVSFHQADLNGDLDGVFPESTDLVTAAALFDLVSEAWIARFVAVLAARALPLYTVLTYDGTERWDPPHPADAAMLAAFHAHQGTDKGFGPAAGPRATAAMAEAFAASGYAVERAPSPWRLDEAFRDLARELVTGFAGAVSETGRVPQAEIDAWLAARRAGVTCHVGHEDLLALPR